The following proteins are encoded in a genomic region of Brachypodium distachyon strain Bd21 chromosome 1, Brachypodium_distachyon_v3.0, whole genome shotgun sequence:
- the LOC104582398 gene encoding putative cysteine proteinase inhibitor 7 — MRTCNLLLLLVVAGIAVVYPVATSAEEFWYPIDVNDPHVQELGKWAVIEHVKKAHDGLTFSKVTRGEEQDVGGVKYRLSIEAVQGSGTVGKYSTVLIEEPRSKTRNLISFAPAAN, encoded by the coding sequence gcaacctcctcctcctcctcgttgtCGCCGGGATCGCCGTGGTTTACCCCGTTGCCACATCCGCGGAGGAATTTTGGTACCCGATCGACGTCAACGACCCGCACGTCCAGGAGCTGGGCAAATGGGCGGTGATCGAGCACGTCAAGAAGGCGCACGATGGACTCACGTTTAGCAAGGTGACGAGAGGCGAGGAGCAGGACGTGGGCGGCGTGAAGTATCGCCTCTCCATCGAAGCAGTGCAGGGCAGTGGCACGGTTGGCAAATACAGCACTGTGTTGATCGAGGAGCCTAGGAGCAAGACGCGCAATCTCATCTCCTTCGCTCCGGCTGCCAACTAG
- the LOC100829261 gene encoding cysteine proteinase inhibitor 8, translated as MRTSSLLLLAIVTIVAVVYPVATSARQLYYPIEGEVIDTPFFQNLGGWAVTEHVKQANDGLKFVKVFSGEKQQLLTGVRYHFVIISLNGNGSTGRYDAELIDSNTRKLISFAPAN; from the coding sequence ATGAGGACctccagcctcctcctcctcgccattGTCACCATCGTCGCCGTGGTTTATCCCGTTGCCACGTCTGCTCGGCAGCTTTATTACCCGATTGAGGGAGAGGTCATCGACACGCCATTCTTCCAGAACCTTGGCGGGTGGGCGGTGACAGAGCACGTCAAGCAGGCGAACGATGGGCTCAAGTTCGTCAAGGTGTTTAGCGGCGAGAAGCAGCAGTTATTGACTGGCGTGCGGTATCACTTTGTCATCATTTCGTTGAACGGAAACGGCAGTACCGGTAGGTATGATGCGGAGTTGATCGACAGTAACACACGCAAGCTCATCTCGTTCGCCCCGGCAAACTAA